One genomic segment of Scomber japonicus isolate fScoJap1 chromosome 23, fScoJap1.pri, whole genome shotgun sequence includes these proteins:
- the ankrd16 gene encoding ankyrin repeat domain-containing protein 16: MDQNTLKQLVKLTQEGQYGSLEEQITSGGSAVVETVRCKHFGRSGDTLLHYAARHGHLDIVEYLVRRVGMDVEVYNNDYKRPLHEAASMSHQSCVSYLLQEGAKVDSLKKADWTPLMMACTRRNLDVIQELLSHGADPGLRNKDGWNSFHIACREGDPVVIQHLLLNVAEVWRTESTTRRTPLHTAAMHGCEEVVKILLERCGYTPDTRDSCGVTPFMDAVRNGHVSVARLLLEKHKASPTAADVLGVQPVHQVAVTSQDEALRFLVKELNIDVNQRATAIQLTALHYAAKEGHTSTIKTLLELGADLHVRDKKGRSALHMACIGQHADAARTLLQLGLKDSEDTSGVTARQHAKRPDVVRVFECSSPDRNS, from the exons ATGGAtcaaaacactttaaaacagtTGGTGAAGCTCACTCAGGAGGGACAGTATGGCTCTCTGGAGGAGCAGATTACATCAGGTGGCTCAGCGGTGGTGGAGACTGTCCGCTGTAAACACTTCGGCCGGTCCGGAGACACCTTACTACACTATGCAGCCAGACACGGACACCTGGACATTGTGGAGTATCTGGTAAGGCGGGTAGGCATGGATGTGGAGGTGTACAACAACGACTACAAGAGGCCATTGCATGAAGCTGCGTCCATGAGCCATCAGAGCTGTGTGAGCTACTTGCTGCAGGAAGGAGCCAAAGTGGACAGTTTGAAGAAGGCTGACTG gACTCCTCTGATGATGGCCTGCACTCGGAGGAACCTCGACGTGATCCAGGAGCTGCTGTCCCATGGCGCCGACCCGGGGCTGAGAAACAAGGACGGCTGGAACTCCTTCCACATCGCCTGCAGAGAGGGTGATCCTGTGGTCATACAGCACCTGCTTCTCAATGTGGCTGAAGTCTGGAGGACGGAGAGCACAACGCGCAGGACGCCACTGCACACTGCAG CGATGCATGGCTGTGAAGAGGTTGTAAAGATCTTGCTGGAGAG ATGTGGCTACACCCCAGACACCCGGGACAGCTGTGGAGTCACTCCTTTCATGGACGCCGTGAGGAACGGACACGTCTCAGTGGCCAGGCTGCTTTTAGAGAAGCACAAG GCTTCTCCAACAGCAGCTGACGTACTCGGGGTTCAGCCGGTGCACCAGGTCGCTGTCACGAGCCAGGACGAGGCGCTGCGGTTCCTGGTGAAGGAGCTCAACATAGATGTGAACCAGAGAGCGACTGCCATCCAGCTCACTGCCCTGCATTACGCTGCCAAG GAAGGCCACACATCCACTATAAAAACACTGCTGGAGTTGGGTGCAGATCTTCATGTTCGGGACAAAAAGGGAAGAAGTG CTCTTCACATGGCTTGCATCGGGCAGCATGCAGACGCAGCCAGGACACTCCTACAGCTCGGACTCAAAGACTCAGAAGACACATCTGGAGTAACAGCACGCCAGCATGCCAAGAGACCAGACGTAGTGAGAGTGTTTGAGTGTAGCTCACCAGATAGGAACAGTTAG